TTTTTCTCGCGAGCGGTGCCCGCAGCGAGCGCGTTCATGCGCTCGCGAGGACACCCGAGCGAGAAAAAGTGGTTTAGAAGTAGTCGATCATCTCGGGCAGTTCCTGCTTCATGCCCTTGCGCTCGCGGATCTCGGCAATCTTCTCCGGCTGGAGGTTGTCGGCCATGACGCGGAAGCCGGCGTTCTCGGTGTTCCAGGAGGCGCGGCCTTCCGTGGCCGAGCGGATGTCACTGGAGAAGCCGATCATCTCGTCGACGGGCGCGATGCCCTCGACGACCATGAGGTCGCCTTCCTGGTACATGTCGTCGACGCGGCCACGGCGGCCCTGGATCTCACCCGATGCGGCGCCCATGTGCTCGTTAGGGACGTCGATACGGACGTCCTGAATCGGTTCGAGCAGGCGGATCTCGGCGTCCATCAGGGCGTTGTGGACGGCCTGGCGGACGGCCGGGATGACCTGGGCGGGACCGCGGTGGATGGCGTCCTCGTGCAGGCGTGCGTCGTGCAGGCGGATGAGCGACCCCTGAACCGGCTCGTTGGCCAGCGGGCCGTCGTCGAGGGCCTCTTCGAGGCCTTCGATGACGAGCTCCATCGTCTCGTTGAGGTGCTGGATCCCCTTCGTGTCGTCGATGAAGATGTTGGTGCCGTGGATGTGCTCGACTTCCTGGGAGGTGTCCTTGTCGAGGCCGGCGTCCTGGAGCGCTTCGCGGCGTTCCAGTTCGGGCATGTCCATGCTGGCCTCGCCGAGCTTGATCGTCTCGACGATGTCCTCGTCGAGGGGTTCGACGGTGATGTAAAAGCGGTTGTGGCGGTTCGGCGAGATACCCTCGACCTCGCGGCTCGAACTCTGGGGGGCCTCGCGGTAGACGACGATCGGTTCACCGGTGGTGATCGGAATGCCCTGGTTGCGCTCGATACGCTGGCCGATGACTTCGAGGTGGAGTTCACCCTGCCCGGAGATGAGGTGCTCACCGGTGTCCTCGTTGATCTCGATCTGGATCGTCGGGTCTTCCTTGGCGACCTGCTGGAGCGTCTGGATGAGCTTCGGCAGATCGTCCATCGACTGTGCCTCGACGGATTTGGTGATGACTGGCTCGGAGATGTGCTCGATAGACTCGAACGGCGTCATCTCGACGCTACTGACCGTGGAGCCGGCAATGGCGTCCTTGAGGCCGGTGACGGCGGCGATGTTCCCCGCGGGGACTTTCTCGACTTCCTCGCGTTCGCCACCCATGTAGATACCGACGCTCTGGACGCGGTTTTTGCCCGCAGTCCCGGAGACGTACAGCTCCTGGCCCTTTTCGAGGGTGCCCGAGAAGACACGGCCGGCGGCGATTTCGCCGGCGTGAGGGTCGATACCGATGTCGGTGACCATCAGGACGACTTCGCCGTTCTCGTCGACCAGACGCATGTCCTCGGCGAGTTCGGATTCGTCGTCACCACGCCAGATGCGCGGCACGCGCATCGGCTGGGCATCGATGGGGTTCGGGAAGTGCTCACAGACCATGTCGAGCACGACATCGCTGAGCGGCGTCCGCTCGTGGAGTTCCTGGCGTTTGTCGGCGC
The Halapricum salinum genome window above contains:
- a CDS encoding elongation factor EF-2, translating into MGRRKKIVQECETLMDKPENIRNIAIAAHVDHGKTTLTDNLLAGAGMIADEGEATKLMMDTEEDEQERGITIDAANVSMTHEYEDTNHLINLIDTPGHVDFGGDVTRAMRAVDGALVVVDAVEGAMPQTETVLRQALREGVKPTLFINKVDRLISELQEGPEEMQERLLAVIRDVNELIRGMTEEMDDIDDWTVSVEDGTVGFGSALYKWGVSMPSMQRTGMDFGEIMELERADKRQELHERTPLSDVVLDMVCEHFPNPIDAQPMRVPRIWRGDDESELAEDMRLVDENGEVVLMVTDIGIDPHAGEIAAGRVFSGTLEKGQELYVSGTAGKNRVQSVGIYMGGEREEVEKVPAGNIAAVTGLKDAIAGSTVSSVEMTPFESIEHISEPVITKSVEAQSMDDLPKLIQTLQQVAKEDPTIQIEINEDTGEHLISGQGELHLEVIGQRIERNQGIPITTGEPIVVYREAPQSSSREVEGISPNRHNRFYITVEPLDEDIVETIKLGEASMDMPELERREALQDAGLDKDTSQEVEHIHGTNIFIDDTKGIQHLNETMELVIEGLEEALDDGPLANEPVQGSLIRLHDARLHEDAIHRGPAQVIPAVRQAVHNALMDAEIRLLEPIQDVRIDVPNEHMGAASGEIQGRRGRVDDMYQEGDLMVVEGIAPVDEMIGFSSDIRSATEGRASWNTENAGFRVMADNLQPEKIAEIRERKGMKQELPEMIDYF